A single genomic interval of Nymphalis io chromosome 30, ilAglIoxx1.1, whole genome shotgun sequence harbors:
- the LOC126779940 gene encoding integrator complex subunit 1 homolog isoform X1, giving the protein MAKEKYQKYIISLDAVDIGFLPINYQSKFDDVAPLWTRNNLNMRNNDYYEFEIKNIDTKIDDNPEDEIQYIPCHICNIDVPVPFLKQHHDSFKHLINMKIADTAVERIKKSIHHNNFCNDEMYPSLHFCPTCVAVIKLKDQINHEKSIAHKNSLIVNKFLNDFYLLYTDNNNCEDYDVLLDKKTNNFNRFNDNEVKKSKGTNDNLDNSIDSVSFKSETDSGSIFKECDSDLSDRNKKDNNSDRTISPNVNTIIKNKETTSKMLPINVSNSVEDKNKDEMIEDKTTLEDASNNSPKAMKSDTKKKKTKTKINAGISQDLFSKGEKNQINCQSPISLSTVDNVSTGEVTKNIPEVIKTGKPKKVKTKNNKETNEDIVEILKEKDKNGIDDFISFFGDDIKVEDIKKTPEVVKKENSKMKKVKTKKDTNEKNRSTNSLSFFVDSRDITVEETSEKPAEDFETGITRKNGMENDKEKNKLKEMDRENENKLCKICNNNEINDHSVCLFLWNELCEKFNTENEKNDGFIINNMLPFDIYYHLIIKCNTPYCMVCKINFYGEVDIITHLLSKEHINSYKALISDHFLILENNVTTCKVCDVKFKKEFELLHCEDIKHITRQEKYKRQLGKMNAL; this is encoded by the exons ATGGCAAAGGAAAAATATCAgaagtatataatatcattagacGCTGTTGACATTGGTTTTTTACCAATCAATTATCAATCTAAATTTGATGATGTAGCACCTCTTTGGACAAGAAATAATCTCAACATGAGAAACAATGACTACtatgaatttgaaattaaaaatattgatacaaaaattGATG ATAATCCAGAAGatgaaatacaatatattcCGTGTCACATATGCAATATCGATGTGCCTGTACCATTTTTGAAACAACACCATGATAGtttcaaacatttaataaatatgaaaatagcaGATACAGCCGTTGAAAGAATAAAGAAATCTATTCATCATAACAACTTCTGTAACGATGAAATGTATCCATCGCTACACTTCTGTCCAACTTGCGTCGCtgttataaaactaaaagaTCAAATAAATCATGAAAAATCAATCGCCCACAAAAACTCATTGatagtaaataagtttttaaatgatttctatcttttatacacagataataataattgtgaagACTATGATGtacttttagataaaaaaacaaataattttaaccgaTTCAATGATAATGAAGTGAAAAAATCAAAAGGTACAAATGATAATTTAGATAACAGTATAGATTCAGTCAGTTTTAAAAGCGAAACAGATTCGGGTTCGATATTTAAAGAATGCGATAGTGATTTATCTGATAGAAACAAGAAAGATAATAATAGCGATAGGACAATTAGTCCAAATGTtaacacaattattaaaaacaaagaaaccACTTCTAAGATGCTTCCTATAAATGTTTCTAACAGTgttgaagataaaaataaagatgaaaTGATTGAAGATAAAACAACATTAGAAGATGCTTCTAATAATAGTCCTAAAGCTATGAAATCAGatactaaaaagaaaaaaactaaaacgaAAATTAATGCAGGAATCTCTCAAGATTTATTTTCTAAAGGTgagaaaaatcaaataaactgCCAAAGTCCCATTTCATTGTCTACTGTCGACAATGTTAGCACTGGAGAAGTTACTAAAAATATCCCTGAAGTTATCAAAACAGGCAAaccaaaaaaagttaaaacgaaaaataataaagaaaccaATGAAGATATCGTAGAAATCttaaaagaaaaagataaaaatggaATTGAtgatttcatttcttttttcgGAGACGATATAAAGGTAGAAGACATTAAAAAGACCCCTGAAGTTGTCAAGAAAGAAAATAGCAAaatgaaaaaagttaaaacCAAGAAagatacaaatgaaaaaaatagaaGCACCAACTCGTTATCTTTTTTCGTAGACAGTAGAGATATAACAGTTGAAGAGACTTCTGAAAAGCCCGCTGAAGATTTCGAGACAGGAATAACGCGGAAAAATGGGATGGaaaatgataaagaaaaaaataaattaaaagaaatggatcgagaaaatgaaaacaaattgtGTAAAATCTGCAACAACAATGAAATCAACGACCattctgtctgtttgttcttgTGGAACGAATTAtgtgaaaaatttaatacagaaaatgaaaaaaatgatggttttataataaacaatatgttaccATTCGATATATATTATCACTTgataattaaatgcaatacaCCATATTGCAtggtatgtaaaattaatttctatgGTGAAGTAGACATTATAACTCACTTACTTAGCAAAGAACACATTAATAGTTATAAGGCATTGATAAGTGATCATTTCTTGATATTAGAAAACAATGTAACGACATGTAAAGTTTGTGATGTAAAATTTAAGAAGGAATTTGAATTACTACACTGCGAGGACATCAAACACATAACAAGGCAAGAGAAATATAAACGGCAGCTGGGTAAAATGAATgcgttatga
- the LOC126779940 gene encoding myb-like protein F isoform X2, producing the protein MKIADTAVERIKKSIHHNNFCNDEMYPSLHFCPTCVAVIKLKDQINHEKSIAHKNSLIVNKFLNDFYLLYTDNNNCEDYDVLLDKKTNNFNRFNDNEVKKSKGTNDNLDNSIDSVSFKSETDSGSIFKECDSDLSDRNKKDNNSDRTISPNVNTIIKNKETTSKMLPINVSNSVEDKNKDEMIEDKTTLEDASNNSPKAMKSDTKKKKTKTKINAGISQDLFSKGEKNQINCQSPISLSTVDNVSTGEVTKNIPEVIKTGKPKKVKTKNNKETNEDIVEILKEKDKNGIDDFISFFGDDIKVEDIKKTPEVVKKENSKMKKVKTKKDTNEKNRSTNSLSFFVDSRDITVEETSEKPAEDFETGITRKNGMENDKEKNKLKEMDRENENKLCKICNNNEINDHSVCLFLWNELCEKFNTENEKNDGFIINNMLPFDIYYHLIIKCNTPYCMVCKINFYGEVDIITHLLSKEHINSYKALISDHFLILENNVTTCKVCDVKFKKEFELLHCEDIKHITRQEKYKRQLGKMNAL; encoded by the coding sequence atgaaaatagcaGATACAGCCGTTGAAAGAATAAAGAAATCTATTCATCATAACAACTTCTGTAACGATGAAATGTATCCATCGCTACACTTCTGTCCAACTTGCGTCGCtgttataaaactaaaagaTCAAATAAATCATGAAAAATCAATCGCCCACAAAAACTCATTGatagtaaataagtttttaaatgatttctatcttttatacacagataataataattgtgaagACTATGATGtacttttagataaaaaaacaaataattttaaccgaTTCAATGATAATGAAGTGAAAAAATCAAAAGGTACAAATGATAATTTAGATAACAGTATAGATTCAGTCAGTTTTAAAAGCGAAACAGATTCGGGTTCGATATTTAAAGAATGCGATAGTGATTTATCTGATAGAAACAAGAAAGATAATAATAGCGATAGGACAATTAGTCCAAATGTtaacacaattattaaaaacaaagaaaccACTTCTAAGATGCTTCCTATAAATGTTTCTAACAGTgttgaagataaaaataaagatgaaaTGATTGAAGATAAAACAACATTAGAAGATGCTTCTAATAATAGTCCTAAAGCTATGAAATCAGatactaaaaagaaaaaaactaaaacgaAAATTAATGCAGGAATCTCTCAAGATTTATTTTCTAAAGGTgagaaaaatcaaataaactgCCAAAGTCCCATTTCATTGTCTACTGTCGACAATGTTAGCACTGGAGAAGTTACTAAAAATATCCCTGAAGTTATCAAAACAGGCAAaccaaaaaaagttaaaacgaaaaataataaagaaaccaATGAAGATATCGTAGAAATCttaaaagaaaaagataaaaatggaATTGAtgatttcatttcttttttcgGAGACGATATAAAGGTAGAAGACATTAAAAAGACCCCTGAAGTTGTCAAGAAAGAAAATAGCAAaatgaaaaaagttaaaacCAAGAAagatacaaatgaaaaaaatagaaGCACCAACTCGTTATCTTTTTTCGTAGACAGTAGAGATATAACAGTTGAAGAGACTTCTGAAAAGCCCGCTGAAGATTTCGAGACAGGAATAACGCGGAAAAATGGGATGGaaaatgataaagaaaaaaataaattaaaagaaatggatcgagaaaatgaaaacaaattgtGTAAAATCTGCAACAACAATGAAATCAACGACCattctgtctgtttgttcttgTGGAACGAATTAtgtgaaaaatttaatacagaaaatgaaaaaaatgatggttttataataaacaatatgttaccATTCGATATATATTATCACTTgataattaaatgcaatacaCCATATTGCAtggtatgtaaaattaatttctatgGTGAAGTAGACATTATAACTCACTTACTTAGCAAAGAACACATTAATAGTTATAAGGCATTGATAAGTGATCATTTCTTGATATTAGAAAACAATGTAACGACATGTAAAGTTTGTGATGTAAAATTTAAGAAGGAATTTGAATTACTACACTGCGAGGACATCAAACACATAACAAGGCAAGAGAAATATAAACGGCAGCTGGGTAAAATGAATgcgttatga
- the LOC126780124 gene encoding BCL2/adenovirus E1B 19 kDa protein-interacting protein 3 isoform X2 yields MAARKLNTIEDLSESWVELNSGGMLSGAENEYIRLLREAQRESRDSSVRHSRASSVKGSPKSPPNSPNLEPSTEDELKGVYINCWKDDSNDWVWEWSSRPDQVPPKDWRFKHPQSARGPPSATSSIEVLEQLAPAMQQSHCLSVRRTCLFSRGAVAAVLVTNIVSLLLGAGIGVWLSKKGMLPPRLIILN; encoded by the exons AATCGTGGGTCGAACTGAACTCCGGCGGAATGCTGAGCGGTGCTGAGAACGAATACATACGTCTGCTCAGAGAGGCTCAGAGGGAAAGCCGTGACTCCTCCGTGCGGCACTCGAGAGCGTCGAGCGTCAAGGGAAG CCCGAAATCGCCACCAAATAGTCCGAATCTAGAACCATCTACCGAAGATGAATTGAAAGGTGTATATATAAACTGTTGGAAG gaTGACTCCAACGACTGGGTATGGGAATGGAGCAGCCGGCCTGACCAGGTACCTCCGAA GGATTGGCGTTTTAAACACCCCCAAAGCGCCAGGGGTCCGCCGTCGGCTACGTCCTCTATAGAGGTGCTGGAGCAGCTCGCGCCGGCTATGCAACAG AGCCACTGTCTGTCCGTCCGACGCACGTGTCTGTTCAGCCGTGGTGCGGTTGCCGCTGTGCTCGTCACAAACATCGTCTCCCTCCTACTGGGAGCTGGAATCGG TGTGTGGCTGAGCAAGAAAGGCATGCTCCCCCCCAGACTCATTATTCTCAACTAG
- the LOC126780124 gene encoding BCL2/adenovirus E1B 19 kDa protein-interacting protein 3 isoform X1 — translation MIEPMNASAVDELESWVELNSGGMLSGAENEYIRLLREAQRESRDSSVRHSRASSVKGSPKSPPNSPNLEPSTEDELKGVYINCWKDDSNDWVWEWSSRPDQVPPKDWRFKHPQSARGPPSATSSIEVLEQLAPAMQQSHCLSVRRTCLFSRGAVAAVLVTNIVSLLLGAGIGVWLSKKGMLPPRLIILN, via the exons ATGATTGAGCCAATGAACGCATCGGCGGTGGATGAACtcg AATCGTGGGTCGAACTGAACTCCGGCGGAATGCTGAGCGGTGCTGAGAACGAATACATACGTCTGCTCAGAGAGGCTCAGAGGGAAAGCCGTGACTCCTCCGTGCGGCACTCGAGAGCGTCGAGCGTCAAGGGAAG CCCGAAATCGCCACCAAATAGTCCGAATCTAGAACCATCTACCGAAGATGAATTGAAAGGTGTATATATAAACTGTTGGAAG gaTGACTCCAACGACTGGGTATGGGAATGGAGCAGCCGGCCTGACCAGGTACCTCCGAA GGATTGGCGTTTTAAACACCCCCAAAGCGCCAGGGGTCCGCCGTCGGCTACGTCCTCTATAGAGGTGCTGGAGCAGCTCGCGCCGGCTATGCAACAG AGCCACTGTCTGTCCGTCCGACGCACGTGTCTGTTCAGCCGTGGTGCGGTTGCCGCTGTGCTCGTCACAAACATCGTCTCCCTCCTACTGGGAGCTGGAATCGG TGTGTGGCTGAGCAAGAAAGGCATGCTCCCCCCCAGACTCATTATTCTCAACTAG